From the Salvelinus fontinalis isolate EN_2023a chromosome 35, ASM2944872v1, whole genome shotgun sequence genome, one window contains:
- the LOC129834967 gene encoding fibroblast growth factor 3-like — MVIIQLLLLLSFLDQSKQDYLSPRLARTSGAPCARGQACDPRQRRDAGGRGGVYEHLGGAPRCRKLYCATKYHLQIHPSGKIDGSLEENNQFSIMEITAVDVGVVAIKGIFSGRYLAMNDKGRLYASDVFNQECEFLERIHELGYNTYASRHHSTLQPPAVGGSGKRRASAKRQWYVSINGKGRPRRGFKTRSTDKASLFLPRVLGNKDHEMVRKLRDSQRPPAGQQSPTMGRAEHRRRRHRGRKGRTKRPGD; from the exons ATGGTTATAATTCAGCTCCTGTTGTTGCTGAGTTTCTTGGACCAAAGCAAGCAGGATTATCTGTCTCCGAGGCTTGCTAGGACTTCAGGGGCGCCTTGTGCCAGGGGCCAGGCGTGTGACCCAAGGCAGCGGCGAGATGCTGGGGGACGCGGTGGAGTCTACGAGCACCTCGGAGGAGCACCAAGATGCAGAAAACTTTACTGTGCAACTAAATATCATTTGCAAATACATCCAAGCGGGAAAATAGACGGTTCTCTTGAGGAAAACAACCAATTTA GCATCATGGAGATCACAGCAGTGGATGTTGGAGTGGTAGCGATAAAGGGGATATTTTCCGGGAGGTATCTGGCCATGAATGATAAAGGACGTCTATACGCCTCG GATGTGTTCAACCAGGAGTGTGAGTTCCTGGAGCGGATTCATGAGCTGGGCTACAACACATATGCTTCTCGACACCACTCCACCCTGCAGCCTCCTGCAGTGGGTGGCAGTGGCAAACGACGAGCCAGTGCCAAGAGGCAGTGGTATGTGTCCATCAATGGGAAAGGCCGGCCAAGGAGGGGCTTTAAGACACGCAGCACTGACAAAGCCTCCCTTTTCCTGCCTCGGGTGCTAGGCAATAAGGACCATGAGATGGTGCGAAAGCTTCGTGACAGCCAGAGGCCTCCAGCTGGACAGCAGAGTCCCACTATGGGCCGGGCTGAGCACCGGAGACGGAGACACCGGGGCAGAAAGGGCAGAACCAAGAGGCCTGGTGACTGA